The Hydrogenobacter sp. genome has a segment encoding these proteins:
- a CDS encoding substrate-binding domain-containing protein, protein GVGGKGNEGVTNYVKRSQGGIGYVEYIYAKQNNLPMAKIKNKEGVFVEPSIQNIQSAAANAKWDKSKDFYEVLTDQPGKNAYPIAGATFILLAKDQPERSKKATTFFKWAYEKGDKYAEDLNYIPMPANVKKLIFEYWKENGVAP, encoded by the coding sequence GGTGTGGGTGGAAAGGGTAATGAAGGCGTAACGAACTATGTAAAGAGGTCTCAAGGTGGTATAGGCTATGTAGAATACATCTACGCAAAACAGAACAACCTACCTATGGCAAAGATAAAGAATAAAGAAGGCGTATTCGTAGAGCCTTCTATACAAAATATACAGTCAGCTGCAGCAAACGCAAAGTGGGACAAATCCAAAGACTTCTACGAAGTCCTAACAGACCAGCCAGGAAAGAACGCATACCCTATAGCAGGTGCCACCTTCATACTCCTTGCCAAAGACCAGCCTGAAAGGTCAAAGAAGGCTACCACCTTCTTCAAATGGGCTTATGAGAAGGGTGACAAGTATGCGGAGGATCTAAACTATATACCCATGCCCGCCAACGTCAAGAAGCTCATATTTGAGTATTGGAAGGAGAACGGTGTAGCTCCGTAA
- the pstC gene encoding phosphate ABC transporter permease subunit PstC: MEAVGSAQERLSKVKNGGAFAERVVKVFLGFWALFVGLFFPLLIALILYYESRLAIEKFGIIHFITNANWDPVSEDFGALTMVVGTIISTLLAISIAAPVSIGIAIFITELAPRWLKPIVSGAVELLAAIPSIIYGMWGFFVLTPIMANKVEPWLQETFGNLPLIGVLFSGATTGVDVLTTSLVLSIMIIPFMASVVRDSFNMVPSIMKESAYGLGATQWEVIRQVVIPYTASGIAGGLILSTGRALGETMAVTFLAGNNPQIPKSLFDSFTTITVTLANQFTEADTDIYLSSLYYLSMILFLVSFIMLSIAKFMVLRLEKRWKV; the protein is encoded by the coding sequence ATGGAGGCGGTGGGTTCTGCTCAAGAAAGGCTCAGCAAAGTAAAAAACGGTGGAGCTTTTGCGGAAAGAGTTGTAAAGGTATTTTTAGGGTTCTGGGCCCTCTTTGTGGGGCTTTTCTTCCCTCTTCTTATAGCTCTTATACTCTATTACGAATCAAGGCTCGCTATAGAAAAGTTTGGCATTATCCACTTTATAACAAACGCCAACTGGGACCCAGTAAGTGAGGATTTTGGCGCTCTTACGATGGTGGTAGGCACCATAATAAGCACCCTTCTTGCTATCAGCATAGCAGCGCCTGTTTCCATAGGCATAGCCATATTTATAACCGAACTGGCACCAAGATGGCTAAAACCCATCGTTTCGGGAGCTGTAGAGCTTCTTGCCGCCATTCCCAGCATCATATACGGCATGTGGGGTTTTTTTGTGCTTACTCCCATCATGGCTAACAAGGTAGAACCTTGGCTACAGGAAACATTCGGAAACCTGCCTCTAATAGGAGTTCTCTTTTCTGGAGCTACCACAGGAGTGGATGTGCTTACTACAAGCTTGGTTCTCTCCATCATGATAATACCCTTTATGGCTTCTGTAGTAAGAGACAGCTTTAACATGGTGCCTTCTATAATGAAGGAGTCTGCTTATGGGCTTGGTGCAACCCAGTGGGAGGTAATAAGGCAAGTGGTCATACCCTACACAGCCTCTGGCATAGCAGGTGGTCTTATCCTTTCTACCGGAAGAGCCTTAGGAGAAACTATGGCAGTCACCTTTTTGGCAGGCAACAACCCACAAATACCCAAATCCCTCTTTGACTCTTTTACCACCATAACAGTTACCCTTGCCAACCAATTCACAGAAGCAGATACAGACATATACCTTTCCTCCCTCTATTACCTTTCTATGATACTCTTCTTAGTATCTTTCATTATGCTATCAATTGCCAAATTTATGGTTCTACGGCTTGAAAAGAGGTGGAAGGTATGA
- the pstA gene encoding phosphate ABC transporter permease PstA — MKTYRKFLNFFMLFLSSLMALYGIFWLLWILGNLFINGFKYLKPELVYLDPTPPGMEGGGLRPAFVGHFIITSLATLIGVPIGIMAGVYFSEYGKESTFFKVLRQITDIMVSTPSIIMGAVVYALLVKPLGHFNGFSGAVALALLMVPVIAVTTDEMLKLVPQQMREAAYALGAYKWQVIKDVVFRAAKVGILTGVILGVARIAGETAPLLFTAFNNTFLNLNLLKPMASLTVTMFNYVMGPYHYWHEQAWASAFILTMGVLILSIIAKLLLHGNLLKPLSYIARSFAKKNKEEI, encoded by the coding sequence ATGAAAACCTACAGGAAGTTTTTGAATTTCTTTATGCTCTTTCTTTCCTCACTTATGGCTCTTTACGGCATATTTTGGCTCCTTTGGATACTGGGAAACCTCTTCATAAATGGTTTTAAGTACTTAAAGCCTGAACTTGTATATCTTGACCCTACTCCGCCGGGTATGGAAGGGGGAGGGCTAAGACCAGCTTTTGTAGGACACTTTATAATCACCTCTTTGGCGACACTTATAGGTGTTCCCATAGGTATAATGGCTGGCGTGTATTTTTCCGAATACGGCAAGGAAAGTACCTTTTTTAAGGTTCTCAGACAGATCACAGACATAATGGTAAGCACTCCATCCATAATAATGGGAGCTGTAGTTTACGCACTGCTGGTAAAACCCTTAGGGCATTTTAACGGGTTTTCTGGCGCGGTTGCGCTTGCCCTCTTGATGGTGCCAGTTATTGCGGTAACCACCGACGAAATGCTAAAGCTGGTACCCCAGCAAATGAGAGAGGCAGCCTATGCTCTTGGTGCTTACAAATGGCAGGTAATAAAAGATGTGGTCTTTAGAGCGGCAAAGGTTGGCATACTTACTGGTGTTATATTAGGCGTGGCAAGAATAGCAGGAGAAACTGCACCTCTTTTATTTACTGCCTTTAACAATACCTTTTTGAACCTCAACCTTTTGAAACCTATGGCTTCTTTGACAGTGACTATGTTCAATTATGTAATGGGACCATATCACTATTGGCATGAGCAAGCCTGGGCTTCCGCCTTTATACTTACCATGGGTGTGCTTATACTCTCAATAATTGCTAAGTTGCTACTTCATGGAAACCTTCTCAAACCCCTAAGCTATATTGCTCGTTCCTTTGCAAAGAAGAATAAGGAGGAAATCTGA
- the pstB gene encoding phosphate ABC transporter ATP-binding protein PstB, giving the protein MIATQPSLKKRMEVINLNFYYGSNHALKSINMPIYDKKVTALIGPSGCGKTTLLRCFNRMHDLYPGNRYEGEILLDGKSIFDKDIDLIDLRSKVGMVFQKPTPFPMSIFDNVAFGLRLKGVKGSELKDKVEKALKDAALWDEVKDRLKESAFSLSGGQQQRLCIARAIAVEPEVLLFDEPTSALDPISTAKIEELIVELKSNITIVIVTHNMQQAARISDYTGFMYLGELVEFNHTEKMFTKPDKKLTEDYITGRFG; this is encoded by the coding sequence ATGATAGCAACTCAACCATCGCTAAAAAAGAGGATGGAAGTTATTAACCTCAACTTTTACTACGGTTCAAACCATGCCCTAAAGAGCATAAACATGCCTATTTATGACAAAAAGGTGACAGCCCTCATAGGACCTTCTGGCTGTGGAAAGACTACCTTGCTGAGATGCTTTAATAGGATGCATGACCTTTATCCTGGCAACAGATACGAAGGTGAGATACTCTTGGATGGAAAAAGCATCTTTGACAAGGACATAGACCTTATAGACCTTAGAAGTAAGGTAGGTATGGTCTTTCAAAAGCCTACACCCTTTCCCATGTCCATCTTTGATAATGTAGCCTTTGGACTAAGACTAAAGGGTGTAAAAGGTAGCGAACTTAAAGATAAGGTAGAAAAGGCTTTAAAAGATGCAGCCCTGTGGGACGAGGTAAAAGACAGGCTAAAAGAAAGTGCTTTCTCTCTATCTGGTGGACAACAACAAAGGCTTTGCATAGCAAGGGCTATAGCGGTAGAACCTGAAGTTCTCCTTTTTGACGAACCTACCTCCGCCCTTGACCCTATATCCACCGCCAAAATAGAGGAACTGATAGTGGAACTTAAAAGTAATATAACCATAGTTATAGTTACGCACAACATGCAACAGGCCGCAAGAATATCCGATTACACAGGTTTTATGTATCTTGGGGAGCTTGTAGAGTTCAATCACACCGAGAAGATGTTTACAAAACCTGACAAAAAACTTACTGAAGATTACATAACCGGAAGATTCGGGTGA
- a CDS encoding CDP-alcohol phosphatidyltransferase family protein, whose protein sequence is MSYLVKEIKPHFERTIDPLLSVLAKVRINPNAITLLGFLLVMVGSVFLYIHMHSWGLIFLSLGGLADAIDGALARKSGKESEFGAFLDSLIDRFSDALPFIAISLSSKQEYISILSLLALIFSFGVSYARARAEGLGYKLNVGIFERTERWLTLLLGLLIDMIDTALLIILIGSFLTVVQRVYAFKNRISS, encoded by the coding sequence ATGAGTTATTTGGTGAAGGAGATAAAACCACACTTTGAGAGGACTATAGATCCTCTGTTGAGTGTGTTGGCTAAAGTGCGTATAAATCCCAACGCTATAACCTTGTTGGGATTTTTATTAGTAATGGTGGGTTCAGTTTTTCTTTATATACATATGCACTCTTGGGGGTTAATATTTCTGTCCCTGGGTGGTCTTGCCGATGCTATAGATGGTGCTTTAGCAAGAAAGAGCGGAAAAGAAAGCGAGTTCGGTGCTTTTTTAGACTCCCTTATAGACCGTTTCTCAGATGCTCTTCCCTTCATAGCTATAAGTCTATCCTCAAAGCAAGAGTATATATCCATTCTATCCTTACTTGCGCTGATATTTTCATTTGGAGTTAGTTACGCAAGAGCTAGAGCCGAAGGACTTGGTTATAAACTGAATGTAGGAATATTTGAAAGGACAGAAAGGTGGCTTACGCTCCTTCTTGGATTGCTCATTGATATGATAGATACCGCTCTCCTTATCATACTCATAGGTTCTTTTCTGACGGTAGTTCAGAGGGTTTACGCTTTTAAAAACCGCATTTCCAGTTGA
- a CDS encoding molecular chaperone TorD family protein, giving the protein MDIYRMYLYTFLSIAFSYPYREVIEELEGGLDDLSLSLKALGIDFDVNALKKTLKEAKSRLLDLQGEWNTLFSTSLKAPANETAYELEKAGRKATELADIEGFYRAFGLDVKPPNEPDSLVVELEFTAYLLKKKMYAEEKGDKEALDVINLAFVSFFKEHLGRWYRIFTDLLKEQTEEDYYKLLGELLRLFLDKEREKFDGIIDIKIYRKEVLEGVNWKCGF; this is encoded by the coding sequence ATGGACATTTATAGGATGTATCTTTACACCTTTTTATCCATTGCCTTCTCCTATCCTTACAGGGAGGTTATTGAGGAGCTTGAGGGGGGTCTGGATGACCTTTCCCTCTCTCTCAAAGCGCTGGGTATAGACTTTGATGTGAATGCCCTAAAAAAGACTTTAAAGGAAGCCAAAAGTAGACTTTTGGATCTTCAGGGGGAGTGGAACACCCTTTTTTCAACAAGTCTGAAAGCCCCGGCTAACGAGACAGCTTACGAGCTTGAAAAAGCTGGGAGAAAAGCTACGGAACTTGCGGATATAGAAGGTTTTTACAGAGCTTTTGGTCTTGATGTTAAACCTCCCAACGAACCTGACAGCCTGGTGGTAGAACTTGAGTTTACTGCCTATCTTCTCAAAAAGAAAATGTACGCAGAGGAAAAAGGTGACAAAGAAGCCCTTGATGTAATTAACTTAGCTTTTGTCTCTTTCTTCAAGGAACACTTAGGCAGGTGGTACAGGATATTCACTGACCTTTTGAAAGAACAGACGGAAGAAGACTACTACAAACTGTTAGGCGAACTTCTCAGACTCTTTTTAGATAAGGAAAGAGAAAAGTTTGACGGTATAATTGATATAAAAATCTACAGAAAAGAGGTTTTAGAAGGTGTCAACTGGAAATGCGGTTTTTAA
- a CDS encoding ethylbenzene dehydrogenase-related protein, producing the protein MRILRILLLVIIVGFTSAQELISKKVQEVPLDPFSKIWDTAQEIEVLLSGQAVTTPMDLKPSVTKLWVKSVNDGKYIAFLLIWEDKTKDSFHLIGKFSDAVALQIPYVPSADVPVTMGDKDHRVLILHWTAARQENIDHGYSDVPKIYLNFTYDWYPHAVPPYRYPEDWANQYALNYVGGEKVFRKNTLKTPVREVVAEGYGSSTWKDIQGAEGKGVYKDGKWYVVIKRAFVEESTSNPEWGPGKQTFVTFAVWDGHNGEVGARKSLSYSWIPLKIEGK; encoded by the coding sequence ATGAGAATCTTGAGGATACTCCTTTTAGTAATAATCGTTGGCTTTACCTCGGCTCAGGAGCTTATATCCAAGAAAGTTCAGGAAGTACCTCTGGATCCATTCAGTAAGATATGGGATACCGCTCAGGAGATAGAGGTTTTACTATCTGGGCAAGCGGTAACTACTCCTATGGATCTGAAACCATCAGTGACAAAACTCTGGGTGAAAAGCGTCAACGATGGAAAGTACATAGCCTTTTTACTCATATGGGAAGATAAAACAAAAGACAGCTTCCACCTTATAGGGAAATTTTCCGATGCTGTTGCGTTGCAGATACCTTACGTGCCTTCTGCAGATGTGCCGGTTACCATGGGGGATAAAGATCACAGAGTTTTGATCCTACATTGGACCGCAGCAAGGCAGGAGAATATAGATCACGGTTATTCGGATGTGCCAAAGATATATCTTAACTTTACTTATGACTGGTATCCCCATGCCGTCCCTCCATATAGGTATCCTGAGGACTGGGCTAATCAGTACGCTCTTAACTATGTTGGAGGTGAAAAGGTTTTTAGGAAAAATACTCTGAAAACACCTGTAAGAGAGGTTGTGGCGGAGGGATATGGATCTTCCACATGGAAGGATATACAGGGAGCGGAAGGTAAAGGAGTTTACAAAGATGGCAAGTGGTACGTAGTGATAAAGAGAGCTTTCGTGGAAGAAAGTACGAGCAATCCCGAATGGGGACCAGGCAAGCAAACATTCGTAACTTTTGCGGTCTGGGACGGACACAATGGAGAGGTGGGAGCGAGAAAATCCCTGAGTTATTCGTGGATACCTTTGAAAATAGAGGGTAAATGA